AACtgacataaatattccaactctTAGTCTGATCCACCCACGTCAATTGTTGTTCATAACCATTACTAGTCAGGACTAGTCTTGATAAAACCGAGCTGTTAATGAGAGAAAAACTATAGTAAACCTCTTCCTTATTGAAAACAGATTGAATTTTATAAATGTTGTTATTCCCAACTCTTTGTGCTACCCGAGTAGATACACTTGAGCCACGTTTGATGACGCCCTGTGGATATGGAGCCACTTCAACGTGAAGAGTGAAATCCCCTGGAGTTGGATCATTATCGTTCTTCCATGTTGAAAGGTAAGCCTCATGCCCAGTTTGAAAATTCTTGCCAAGCTTCATACCAGGCAACTGCGTATCTGTAGGAAAACTGAAGCTCTGCCAGAGGAAATTTTCTGGATTTTCATCATCAGCATCCTTGACAACAAGATTACCAGAATCTAAAAGAACTGCAACTGGATTTTGGACTGATCTCGAGGTGTTAGTGGACCATATACTTTCATTCTTGTCAccataaagaacaagtatccctgGTTTGATGACCTTCAAAACAGCAGAAGATGTATTTGTTAGTGGTTTTTCTCTGTTGGCAACCCATACAACTGTTTGCACATGAAGAAGAATTTGTTTGTACCATATCCCAATATATCGTTTTGTGGTACCGCTGGGACTGAAAAATCCCAGCTCAAAGGTTCCACCAGACGAAACAACAGTTTCACCATCTATGATGTATTGATTTGTAGTGATTACATCGCTTGTAGCAGAAATGTTGTGTATATTAGAGTAGAAAGACAATAGGAAAAAAAGTAGGAAGATACTAGCTTCCATTTATTGATGCGTTGATGATGCCTAAGCCTTTGGTCGCCTATATACTGGATATGATTTAGACTTGACAGCCAAATTCCATGTGAATT
This window of the Capsicum annuum cultivar UCD-10X-F1 unplaced genomic scaffold, UCD10Xv1.1 ctg13560, whole genome shotgun sequence genome carries:
- the LOC124890212 gene encoding G-type lectin S-receptor-like serine/threonine-protein kinase At4g27290; translation: MEASIFLLFFLLSFYSNIHNISATSDVITTNQYIIDGETVVSSGGTFELGFFSPSGTTKRYIGIWYKQILLHVQTVVWVANREKPLTNTSSAVLKVIKPGILVLYGDKNESIWSTNTSRSVQNPVAVLLDSGNLVVKDADDENPENFLWQSFSFPTDTQLPGMKLGKNFQTGHEAYLSTWKNDNDPTPGDFTLHVEVAPYPQGVIKRGSSVSTRVAQRVGNNNIYKIQSVFNKEEVYYSFSLINSSVLSRLVLTSNGYEQQLTWVDQTKSWNIYV